ctgcgcgTCCGCATCCCAGCGAGCGTCACATCCAGATGATCAAGGAGTCGTGGAAAGTTATCCGGGACGACATAGCTAAAGTTGGGATCATCATGTTCGTCCGGTGAGAAGCTCCACACCCACACTGCGTTGGTttcacaacacaaactgaaaaacacgAGGGAAGATATAtttattaagatacatttttattatcccacacacatgcacagacatgcacaggcagatgttgggggagtaaggtgccttgctcaggggcactagacagggtagggagaatcctcttggatttttggacagatcaatccaggttcgtcttttttttgtttctctgtggagtcgaaccagagaccttttctgcccatagtccaagtttctgccactagtcctcCGCCTCTCCATAAATCTATAGTGGATTAATGATGAGGGCATTAGGTGGCAATAGATTTCCATAAAGTCTCaaaagatagatagagagagagtgatcgatagatagatagatagatagatagatagatagatagatagatagatagatagatagatagatagatagatagatagatagatagatagatagatagatagatagatagatagatagatagatagatagatagatagatagatagatagggggagagaggggggggggtgagagaggggggagagataTGCCATATGAACAGGAAATACACAGGGTTGAATTCTTTTCTCTCTGACATATAGGTAGACAACATATAAGTAACACAAGATCTAAGTACACAACATTGAAGTAACACACAATCTAGTCACACAACATGTAGGTAATACAACATATAAGTACGCAGTCAATAAGATCCAGGTAGATAACGTGTAAGTACTGAGGTGCCATACAAGTACACAACATACAAGTCAGACAACATGTAACACAACATACAAGTACACAATATAGAAGTAAACAACATATAAGtaacacaacatgtaacacaacATATAAGTGCTCGGACGACATAAAAGTACACATCATATAAGTACACAACCTAAAGTTATGCAGTCAAAaaggtagatggatggatgtaaaGTGTCAATGGAGGATGTGCAAATAGTCATACCAATAGAAGTGGACAGTGCAAAATTATTTTTAGAGCAAGAACAATAATACTTCAtctaatataaaatatttagcTGTTATATTAAGGATACTAAAGTTACGTAGAGAAAACAGAACCAAAAACTCAAACACATTATGCATTGGGCTTATGTTACAATGGCCCGAATATGAGTTtgtgagcagagagaaaacCTCGTGGCCAAAAATCCATTTCACCCTCCATTTCTGTGACTGTGTGCAAAAGATGAGATGAGGCAGAAACTCAGGAAACAAAAATGGTATTTTTGTTCTTTAAGAGACAAATGTTAAAGGGCTCCTTATCTTGATCTGCAGCCAAAGGAGCAGGAACACTGACTGCACAGTTTGACCTTAGATCTTCATCTGTGTGAAACCTCCGGTCTCCTGAAGGTCTAAACAGATCCCCCAGCGCGGCGCCTCAGTGCCTGACCTTAACGCACAAACCAGAGCCTGCTCCCatccctccttcacctccatcctcgacctccacctcctcctgaccCTCATCTTCCCACTGGAGGCTCGGGGGCACAAtacctctcctccccccctcatCACTTCATATCTCGTCTTCACAACGTTACGTAATAACCACACAGCTCCAGGTCTGCCGTTGTGTCCTACAACTAAAGACATTATAGCCGTCAGGAAAAGGCATTTTTATCAATTATGATGATGCAGATGATGCTGTTTCGTGCATGTGGGTAAACATCTTTGGCCCTTTGGCGCTGGCCACATAAAACAAACGAGCCAATCTAGTGATAAACAAAAAGGCTGGCAGACATTCGGGCTGCTGCTGAGTAAAGAGACCACCGGGCACATACTGTATCTTCGAGCCCAATTATTGCCATGTGTCCCCGAGCTGACCCCAAACGTTGACCGGGCGTGACCTTAGTGTGTAAGCCTGGAAATCTATGGGCCTCTTGTGGGTCAGGGTCACTCCGAAACCACCAGGCTGTCGGGGCAACGAACAAATGGGAATCACCTGCTTCTCATCAGCTGCTCACTCCCAACTTCACAGACCTTATTGTTTAGAGGAGATGCTCCTCTGGTGAATCGACACAGGACGCTCTCCGTTCACGAGGGTCAAATCGAACGTCTGAACCCTGCCAATTAAAATTCCTCTTGAGCTATATAGGCTGCTAAATTGTCTGCACACAGTATGTCACGCATGCTTGCATGTGCGCCCATGTCGACAAGAGGCGTGCACACAGAAGAACAAAACAGTCAAGCTCTGTGAGAGTGGTGGAGATGTGGATGAgacaaaaaaagggagagagagcgagagcagcCAATTTCCCCCTCTGTCTCATCAATGGAGCCGGTGCTGAGCGACGGGGATGAACAGTGAGAAAGCACATTTCACAGCTATTGTGccacagaagaaaaagaaagacacagtCAACCTGAACAGATTTTACACAGAGGAGCAAACATGGTGAGACTGCCTGTTGAGTTAGCCATAtaatctatctgtctatctatctgtctatctgtctatctatctgtctatctatccatctatctctctatctctctatctctctatctctctctctctctatctatctatctatctatctatctatctctatctctctatcgatctctatctctctatctctctctctctctatctatctatctatctatctatctatctatctatctatctatctatctatctatctatctatctatctatctatctatctatctatctatctatctatctatctatctatctatctatctatctatctatctatctatctatctatctatctatctatacatacATCTAtccacctatctatctatctatctatccatctatctatctatctatctatctatctatctatctatctatctatctatctatctatctatctatctatctatctatctatctatctatctatctatctatctatctatctatctatctatctatctatctatctatctatctatctatctatctatctatctatctatctatctatctatctatctatctatctatctatctatacatacATCTAtccacctatctatctatctatctatctatctatctatctatctatctatctatctatctatctatctatctatctatctatctatctatctatctatctatctatctatctatctatctatctatctatctatctatctatctatctatctatctatctatctatctatctatctatctatctatctatctatctatctatctatctatctatctatccatctatccatctctgtatctctatccatctatccatctatccatctatccatctatccatctatcatctatccatctatccatctatctatttatctatccatctatctatccatctatctctctatctctttatctctctatcTTTCCATCTAACCATCtaaccatctatctatctatctatctatctatctatctatctatctatctatctatctatctatctatctatctatctatctatctatctatctatctatctatctatctatctatctatctatctatctatctatctatctatctatctatctatctatctatctatctatctatctatctatctatctatctatctatctatctatctatctatctatctatctatctatctatctatttatctaacTACTgtatatatccatccatccaatatAAGCCTCTGTATGAGCTGCATCACCCTGGAGTATTTAAATCCTGATTTATTATGGATCAGTTCAGCTCAGTGTTACAGCCGAGCGTCCTGGGAGCTCAGGtcaggttgtttgtgttggATGTGACTGACGTTGTGCACCAGGCTCTGCAggaaataatcaatcaatcaatgagtTCCATCACCAGCAGCTCTCAGCTCAGGTTGAAATCATGAAGCTGCTCGTGTTCTCACATCACAACCTTCGAcacctgtcatcctgctgagcCCTCAGCGTCTCAGTGGGGGCTGGACTCAGCTCACATCATCCACAGGAGGCGACTGCATCCCGGTGGCTCCGCTAATCACAGGTACCACAGCTGGAGACGCCTAGGCTCTCTGATTGGATGGCAGGAGAAGGATTGAGGTTAGAATCAGAGCACGAAAAACGCTCACATACGCAGTGGCTCCATCTCGCTGGAATTTCCATCCCGGCTCAGACAGTCTAAAGCTCCAGGATGTGTATTTCCTGACCCTCTCTCATGGAGGCCCCTGTGGGGAGTGGCAGCCGCTGGGTGCAGAAGGAGGGCAGGGACGATAAGAAGAAACAGAATCAGATCAGGACGGCACAATCAGATCTTCCATTCAGAGTGTGGGGCTGTGAGAGAGAGGCCATCAGTCGCAGTGTTAATGAGCTGAAATGTGCACATCCACACTCAGGATGACAGTTGTGTGAGTGAAACTCtcgggattgtgtgtgtgtcgtctcgGCTGGGGAGGTTTGTTGTTCCGAGTGGGACTGATTGTGACAGGCCGCTCTCTCAGAGGCTCACGGATGGCTGCCTGACGTGCTGCTGTTGTCTTGGCAACAGGTTGTTTGAGACCCATCCCGAGTGCAAGGACGTCTTCTTCCTGTTCCGAGATGTGGAGGATCTGGAGCGGCTGCGGACCAGCCGGGAGCTGAGGGCACACGGCCTGAGGTCAGTCAGCGCCTGCATGTCACAGCACATAATGaatcagtgaaaacacagctcTGTGGGGAGCACAGGGTCGGGGGGGTATCAACACCCTCCACCCTGTGGTCTCGCTCACACTGAAAGGTCAAAGTACCACAGTCAGTCATAAATGACCATCCAGCTGCTAAGCACATTTGAAACTACAAGGcttatgttttctttattgttacCAAATCCTTTAAAACCACTTTTTCAGTTTCTGACTTTGTTTCTATAAATCTTTAGAAGCAATCATGCATTCTGTGTTGGTTTTACATAAGGTGCACGAATTTCCCTCAACAACGGGGCTCTGTACATTTTAACGAACATTATTAAAACTCGCCCATTAACATCATCACGTGTTAATTTGACTTTTCTGACTTATCACTgtaagttataaataaaattggGTTTTGTTACAATAGAGGACAATAATCCTGGAGTTGTTTGTACCCGgccaacattttatttgtattattaggACTTGGAGTTGGACATTTTAACCATTCTTTTTActattgctttgttttttttatgtcggGAGGCCACAGGGTGTGGCCCAGCATTTAATCCAGGCTAAATGTACATTGATTTGATCTGGAGTCACCTGGTCCAAACCCTAACCACCAATCAGAATGTCGCTCTGGACgatctttactttttttttaaagcacgaTTTGTCTcctagggcttaacaaggtgcgtCATTCATTGTTCttaaaccctcaacaagagtaaggaaagaaaaactattAGCAGGGGAAAGAAAtttagaaacctcagagagatgtaagggatccctctcccaatGTGTAactgaaaacatcaacaaaacaacagcatTTACAGCAATGATGAGAacaaacagtttgtaacataatgaAAAGTGTGTCTATGTTTCAAGTTTTTGTACAATGGAAAATGTCCGATAGAGATgcagggagcagcaatgacaaatgAATTTAGGGgatattgtcagtaatggtagagtaTGTGAGTTGGCATTTTCTAGATCCAGTGTATTATTGTAAAGAGGTCACTTGAATGGCTCTCACTAGAGCACAAACCTTCGACCAAGGCACAACAGTCCACTTGTGAAACCACagtttatttggatctgcaacaaattgcacacaaacaaagttGTCACAGGTACCAAAATTGGTACCTGTGCACACTGGGATACCGGTAGAGATGGTTGGGAATCACCGGTGATACAGGAGAGTGCACACAGGATTTACTCTACTACTTTATAAGGAACATAATGAAGTGCATTAGCaaagtgattttctctttttgcttgTTGTGGAGCTCTATGGCACAAAAGAACTTCCGACTCTTCTAATGGAGTTTATTGATCAGGCTTTTATCCAAGTGGAACAACAAAATATGATAAAACCACGTCGCACACGCTGGCAGAGCGAACACCTCAGCTAGTTGTATGATTTTGGTATCAGTTACCACTCCGCTGTAGAGAGAGGTCGTTGCAAGTGTCACACGTACTTATCTGTTGTTTCCCAGGGTGCACCGGGCCTCTCTGTGTTCCTCCACACACAAGGACAGAATAGTCAATTACTGCCCGAGGACCTGAAGACACAGAGGCCAAGCGACTCTTCGGCCATGATCAGATGGAggaagggagacagagagaagagggagataaAAAACAACTGTACTTTGTTCAATAATTCATCTTcaaaactctcacacacaccagacagaCGACGAGACACCTGGGAAGCAACAAAGGGAATTgatcctgttgtgttttgtccAGAGAACAATGTTTTCAGGGGAGAATTATCGTGCAATCAGTTGGTTTTGCCttataaatatacaataaatgttgtttctttttcttggcATTTGAGTTTGTGAGGCTGCAAACACAGAGTCCTGGTGGCGTGTGAGCTCCTTCATGATGAACTGGAGAATCAATCGGGCTGTGAATGGTTTTTCTTCCAGGGTGATGTCGTTCATCGAGAAAAGCGTGGCGAGACTGGACCAGCCGGAGCGACTGGAGGCTCTGGCTCTGGAACTGGGGAAAAGCCATTATCACTACAACGCCCCTCCCAAGTATTACAGTGTAAGACCCTGATATACCGAGTACACGTGTTCTGATTCCATCTGATCCTGCAGCTCGTTATTTTACTGGGAACGAACAGCAGCTGAATGAAACCCACTCCACTCTTACAAATAACAGTGTCAGCCATGGAGTGACTGAATGTTGCCATAGTAACCACGGCACAAGCAATGTCATCAAAGTGTCTCCGATGATTGTTTTCCAGTACGTCGGAGCAGAATTCATCTGCGCCGTGCAGCCCATCCTGAAGGAGAGGTGGACAGCCGAGCTGGAGGAGGCGTGGAAGGTAAGAGGAGGCGTCTCCGAGCATCTCCTTTACGCAGGCACTTCAACAGGCACTTGTGGGTAAATGGGCTTGATGTGTGCAGCCGGCACGTCAGCACCGACGGCTCGTGGCTGACATAAGCACCAGAGCCGTGCACGTCCCTGTGATGCGCCGTGTGTCATACCTGCGCAGCACCAGCTCGAGGGACCGGTTCCATCCCACCGAACCACACATGAGCATGTTGCTCTGTCACATCACGTCATGTCACTCATGTGTTATTCATACAGAGGCACTGGAATAACACTGCTGCTCCTTAGTGGTGCCACACAACTATTAGATATGTACCTTTTCATTTACAACAATGGACAACACTGGAGTCACAGCATGTGGAAAAACACATATAAGAGTGAGGCTATATCATTTATAATTGTCTTATAAGGCCGGATTCAACAGAGAGACATTAACAGACCTTTACAGTCACTGTACAAGAACAATTTTGTGTGGAACAAGACTGCGGTCAAGCCATCCGACACTTGcatctctgtggtcaaatcaaCCGACACAAAAATTCTACTGCACTCATATACTGACActtatggtaaacgcatccaaaccACCCAGAAAGGGGACGGCAACGGAGCAACGGAGTACTCCAAGTTAGAGGAACAACACATGTGGGTTTACGtccggttttcaaaataaactgttgacaagGAGCCTGTACAAAatgcaaaatggaaaaataatttcttgGATTAAATTCACAAGAGGGAAATATTGTCTTACCTGTGTTATTTTTAAGAATAGCATTTTGACAGTATCAATtatgagattttacaaaataaaaatcacacatttttagcttcaagtaggtattttcatgtgtacaatcaaatcaaatcagttcacttctggatatttcaaatttctataaaaacactttgctcattAACTGATATGCTTCTATTCCCACTTCTTTGACTAGTCCCTTTTCTTGGAATATGTAACTGTCCAACAGCGATATTTTCCATTCCAAGTGTTTTtgtagaactttgaaatatccagaaattaactgatttgattgttcACATGTTGAACTTTACTTGGAAAAATCTCTAAATCTATACAGTAATTATGTTCTTTTAtgttgatattcagtatgtatgtagtcagagaggtcctgaacacagacatatcagtctcactctgaacttattgagcaaagtgtttttacagtactttgaaatctccagaaatgatctattccacagttgaaatgttggactttactttaaaaaatctcttaatctatacagtagaAATGtgtgatattcagtatgtaggtatagtcagagaggtcctgaacacaggcatatcagtctctctctgaacttattgagcaaagtgtttttatagaactttgaaatatccagaaatgaactgatttgattgtacacatattggactttactttgaaaaatttCAAAATCTATacataaaaatgtttgatcttcagtatgtaggtagtcagagaggtcctgaacacagatatatcagtctcactctgaacttattgagcaaagtgtttttacagtactttgaagtatcctgaaatgatctattccacagtgaaaatgttggactttactttgaaaatctcttaatctatacagtaaatatgtttgatatccAGTACATTGATAGTTTGAggggtcctgaacacaggcatatcagtctctctctggaattattgatcaaagggtttttacagtactttgaaatatccagaaattagatacttgaagctaaaaatgtgtgacttttattttgtaaaatctctaaatTGACAGTCAAAAcgctattcataaaaatgacacgtgAGACGATATATACCTTttgtgaatataatccaatccatttccttttcaatcatgcattttgtatatgctccatgtcaacagtttattttgaaaaaacgctttggatgcgtttaccataaatgtcaCTACATGCGCGCAGTACAATTTCTGTGTCtgctgatttgaccacagagacgCGAGTGTCAGCTGGCTTGATCGCAGTGGAACAAGCGTGTGGATGTGAATttggagacacacaaacaaattaagacCACAAAgtagaaacaaataaataaatacatggaaTCAACAGTAAAACCTTAGACTAAGAGTTAAATAAGATTtgtatatatacagtttaaaaataaagtgaatgagaccatatatttgttttttgtttatcaaTTAGAaatagtgtttatatatatatatataaatatttgtgtgtgtgtaacttttaAAATTAAGGTTACATTTCTGTATGTCTTGGTTCTTTGTTTCGATTAATGGACTCTACTGCTCCCTAGTGGTTTCTCTCTTGGAATTTAAATGTGCTCAACTTTTTGCATCAACATCAAATTCATCTTCAATGCTCATAATTTTGATTTAATCCACTTCACTCTtttgattattaaaaataagTCTCATTGAAATGATAGCTTTAGAACATGGTGTTAGTCCAGGAGTCACATTTCTCAAATCCCACATTAGAACATTTGTCAGCctagtttcttttatttcaattgaTCATCACATATTGTATCTTTAATCACGTCTCATATGGTACCCAATTGATATCCCCCAAACATATACTAACATATTTCTACTGTCCCTACTAATCGCGTAGAGACACAGACAAGAGTGTCTATTAAAATCCATGTTCACGAAGTAGCGTCTTTCCCCTAATGTGAAGCCTGATCCAgttgcatgtgtgttgtgtgtgatccAGACCCTGTTCCAGTATGTGACCAGCCTGATGAAGCAGGGCTACCAGGAGGAGAGCAGCCGGCAGCACCAGCTCACCCTCTCCCCGCGGGACAGACCGGAGAGGAGCAACACGGCGCTatgagcttcttcttcttctgcttccctCAACGTCTCAGCACAGCAATGTGTCTCTGTACATACTGTATTTACTGTCTCGTTTTCTACGTCGCTCATGTTTACCACAGTCACTGTTTGCTGTTCgatcaaaaaacaataatcacaCGTTGAGTTttaacaatgcactttatttctgAACGCAACTTCTGCTGCGGTCCTCTTCCATGAGACCTGGACTCGGGAGCAGGGCGAGGCAACAGAGTGTCATGGCTGCGGCTCAACCTGCCTTGTTAATTGTGGTGAACTGAAATTATTATTAGATTTACAGCCAGTACTGTGTCTCTGTATTCATAACTCAAAAAGGACTTTCAGTAAACCtacaactttatttgttttttgtgctgTTTAACTCAATCATGATATCATACACTTATACTTACAAATAATAAGATTAACTGAAGCTATACTGTACGTTTTATTTCCCTCCAGTTTGAAAGCTTGGCATGACATGGTTCAAAAACAAGGGGGCCCAttattacaaaatgtttttaaaaaaacgtaaAATACTATTTCATCTCCTCCCGAAAAATCCAGCCAGATGAAATACATCGaagtttgtcaaaataaaaacaaaccttaTTAAATTTAGCTCTGTATCACAGAGGACTCATGCTGACATTTCAAAGCATGAAAAACATAATCTTAATAACGTGAAAATCTAAAATCCTTCAAGAAATAGCCGAATTGAAACATGCCAAGGCAGCTCACAGGTGAGTCTGCAATACAACATAAATAGGGACGTTTAACAATTAAATAGTATGAAAGGCAGTTAATCATTAGGCTCCGTGGATTGGGCTCCAGAGgtgacacagctgctgatgACCTGGTTCCTGAAGCTGGAGCCGCGGAGACGGTTGACCTGCTTCGTCTTGCTATGAGTTTCGAGACATCCTCACGGATCCTGTTCCAGATCAGCGATGGCACCGAACCGCCAGGGATGAGACGTTACCATGCAAACAATGGCGTGTTATCAAAGCAGTCGCCGGGTGGATGAACAGTGATTCTGAGGCCCTGGGTGATCGTGTAGAATGAGGCTGTTCCCATTACCCCCCACTGATCGTACAGGCCAGTGTAGGTTAACCAAGGTCATGTTTTAAAGAGTCTGTTGCTCATTGGGTGGCTTTGGTTTTCTTGCTTTtgcttttcttgtctttcttcttaaGTCCATCCATGTGAGCTCTAAGGAGATTGGAGTACGcctgaagggggggggagatgaTGATTTAGTCACACAAGTGGCTCATTCATCCAAGATAAACAATTACGAGACAAAAGACGACGATCAATACAATTCTCTATTTCATCAGGAGAACAGAGTCACAAGGTAATCACGtcttaacaataaaaacatgacacaAGCTCAACCTACCATTTGAAACTTGATTACTTCTTTGGTGCTGACCTGAAAtcacaagaaaagaaaattcagCATTAACACCTCGTGGAAAACATTAAGAGCAACAGATCAAAACGTTCACATTCAATGagataaacatatataaactCACCACTGTGCTAATCTTCTTCTTGCCCTCAGACGCTCGGATGAGACACTTGTTGTCCGCGGGTTCAAACGACTCCGTGTTTCCTTTCCTGGGCACTGGCTTGGTCCTGCCGTCATCTGGTCATAGTGGACAAGCACCACGCAACATTAGCTCATCCCACTTCCTTCCCCATATAACATGAATGATGGCCGACAACAGCGTGGAGGAAAGCACACTTACATTTCTTTAGTGTGATGACGACGCTGCCGGATGTTCTGCACTTCTGGAAGAGTCGCGTGAGCTCTGTGAGGAACTGAGGAACAGAGAAAAGGGCTCATCTTAATGTTCCAGTTTCATTTCAGAAATTATATCGGAAATATACTGTAGATATAACAAATGATGACATGAACTGTGGCTGATCTCAGAACAAAGAGAGGACACGTTTAATCATCTATTACCCAGTTTTTCACACCTAGTTGACACTAATACAACAGCCCTGTGTTCAGTGTATTTTTAAGGGGTTAAAAGGATTTTAAATATGGTTTATTAACAAGCTGTGTCACATGGTCACCCATACAGGAAGGTATCAGTTTTAGACAGATAGTATTTAAGAA
This Limanda limanda chromosome 12, fLimLim1.1, whole genome shotgun sequence DNA region includes the following protein-coding sequences:
- the xgb gene encoding x globin — translated: MGCAISGLAAKAEFGERSPEEEEEDAAAARPHPSERHIQMIKESWKVIRDDIAKVGIIMFVRLFETHPECKDVFFLFRDVEDLERLRTSRELRAHGLRVMSFIEKSVARLDQPERLEALALELGKSHYHYNAPPKYYSYVGAEFICAVQPILKERWTAELEEAWKTLFQYVTSLMKQGYQEESSRQHQLTLSPRDRPERSNTAL
- the srp14 gene encoding signal recognition particle 14 kDa protein produces the protein MVLLENDAFLTELTRLFQKCRTSGSVVITLKKYDGRTKPVPRKGNTESFEPADNKCLIRASEGKKKISTVVSTKEVIKFQMAYSNLLRAHMDGLKKKDKKSKSKKTKATQ